From the genome of Streptomyces sp. V1I1, one region includes:
- the rpsG gene encoding 30S ribosomal protein S7, translating to MPRKGPAPKRPVIIDPVYGSPLVTSLINKILLNGKRSTAERIVYGAMEGLREKTGADPVITLKRALENVKPSLEVKSRRVGGATYQVPIEVKPGRAATLALRWVVGYSRARREKTMTERLMNELLDASNGLGAAVKKREDTHKMAESNKAFAHYRW from the coding sequence ATGCCTCGTAAGGGCCCCGCCCCGAAGCGCCCGGTCATCATCGACCCGGTCTACGGTTCTCCTCTTGTCACGTCGCTGATCAACAAGATCCTGCTCAACGGCAAGCGTTCCACTGCCGAGCGGATCGTCTACGGCGCCATGGAAGGCCTCCGCGAGAAGACCGGCGCTGACCCGGTCATCACGCTGAAGCGCGCCCTCGAGAACGTCAAGCCGTCTCTCGAGGTCAAGTCCCGCCGTGTCGGTGGCGCCACCTACCAGGTGCCGATCGAGGTCAAGCCCGGTCGTGCCGCCACCCTCGCGCTCCGCTGGGTCGTGGGTTACTCCCGCGCCCGTCGCGAGAAGACCATGACCGAACGCCTCATGAACGAGTTGCTCGACGCCTCCAACGGCCTCGGCGCTGCGGTCAAGAAGCGTGAGGACACGCACAAGATGGCCGAGTCCAACAAGGCCTTCGCGCACTACCGCTGGTAG
- the tuf gene encoding elongation factor Tu: MAKAKFERTKPHVNIGTIGHIDHGKTTLTAAITKVLHDAYPDLNEASAFDQIDKAPEERQRGITISIAHVEYQTESRHYAHVDCPGHADYIKNMITGAAQMDGAILVVAATDGPMPQTKEHVLLARQVGVPYIVVALNKADMVDDEEIMELVELEVRELLSEYEFPGDDLPVVRVSALKALEGDKEWGQSVLNLMAAVDEAIPQPERDVDKPFLMPIEDVFTITGRGTVVTGRIERGVLKVNETVDIVGIKTEKTTTTVTGIEMFRKLLDEGQAGENVGLLLRGIKREDVERGQVIIKPGSVTPHTEFEAQAYILSKDEGGRHTPFFNNYRPQFYFRTTDVTGVVTLPEGTEMVMPGDNTTMTVSLIQPVAMEEGLKFAIREGGRTVGAGQVIKINK, encoded by the coding sequence GTGGCGAAGGCGAAGTTCGAGCGGACTAAGCCGCACGTCAACATCGGCACCATCGGTCACATCGACCACGGTAAGACGACCCTCACGGCCGCCATTACCAAGGTGCTGCATGACGCGTACCCGGACCTGAACGAGGCCTCGGCCTTCGACCAGATCGACAAGGCTCCTGAGGAGCGCCAGCGCGGTATCACCATCTCCATCGCGCACGTCGAGTACCAGACGGAGTCGCGTCACTACGCGCACGTCGACTGCCCGGGTCACGCGGACTACATCAAGAACATGATCACGGGTGCGGCGCAGATGGACGGCGCCATCCTCGTGGTCGCCGCCACCGACGGCCCGATGCCGCAGACCAAGGAGCACGTGCTCCTGGCCCGCCAGGTCGGCGTTCCGTACATCGTTGTCGCCCTGAACAAGGCCGACATGGTGGACGACGAGGAGATCATGGAGCTCGTCGAGCTCGAGGTTCGTGAGCTCCTCTCCGAGTACGAGTTCCCGGGCGACGACCTCCCGGTCGTGCGCGTCTCGGCGCTCAAGGCTCTCGAGGGCGACAAGGAGTGGGGCCAGTCGGTCCTGAACCTGATGGCCGCCGTCGACGAGGCGATCCCGCAGCCCGAGCGTGACGTCGACAAGCCGTTCCTGATGCCGATCGAGGACGTCTTCACGATCACCGGTCGTGGCACCGTCGTCACCGGTCGTATCGAGCGTGGTGTCCTCAAGGTCAACGAGACCGTCGACATCGTCGGTATCAAGACCGAGAAGACCACCACCACGGTCACCGGCATCGAGATGTTCCGCAAGCTGCTCGACGAGGGCCAGGCCGGTGAGAACGTCGGTCTGCTCCTCCGTGGCATCAAGCGCGAGGACGTCGAGCGCGGCCAGGTCATCATCAAGCCCGGTTCGGTCACGCCGCACACCGAGTTCGAGGCCCAGGCCTACATCCTGTCGAAGGACGAGGGTGGTCGTCACACCCCCTTCTTCAACAACTACCGCCCGCAGTTCTACTTCCGTACCACGGACGTGACCGGCGTTGTGACCCTCCCCGAGGGCACCGAGATGGTCATGCCGGGCGACAACACCACCATGACGGTCTCGCTGATTCAGCCGGTCGCCATGGAGGAGGGCCTGAAGTTCGCCATCCGTGAGGGTGGCCGGACCGTCGGCGCCGGCCAGGTCATCAAGATCAACAAGTAA
- the fusA gene encoding elongation factor G, with product MATTSLDLAKVRNIGIMAHIDAGKTTTTERILFYTGVSYKIGEVHDGAATMDWMEQEQERGITITSAATTCHWPLEDVDHTINIIDTPGHVDFTVEVERSLRVLDGAVTVFDGVAGVEPQSETVWRQADRYGVPRICFVNKLDRTGAEFHRCVDMIVDRLGATPIVMQLPIGAEADFKGVVDLVRMKALVWSAEATKGEMYDVVDIPATHTEAAEEWRGKLVETVAENDEEVMELYLEGVEPTEEQLYAAIRRITIASGKGGGTTVTPVFCGTAFKNKGVQPLLDAVVRYLPSPLDVEGIDGHDVKDAEKVITRKPSEDEPLAALAFKIASDPHLGKLTFIRVYSGRLESGTAVLNPTKGKKERIGKIYRMHANKREEIESVGAGDIVAVMGLKQTTTGETLCDDKNPVILESMDFPAPVIQVAIEPKSKGDQEKLGVAIQRLAEEDPSFQVHSDEETGQTIIGGMGELHLEVLVDRMRREFRVEANVGKPQVAYRETIRKTVERIDYTHKKQTGGTGQFAKVQIALEPIEGGDATYEFVNKVTGGRIPREYIPSVDAGAQEAMQFGILAGYEMVGVRVTLLDGGYHEVDSSELAFKIAGSQAFKEGARKASPVLLEPMMAVEVTTPEDYMGDVIGDLNSRRGQIQAMEERSGARVVKGLVPLSEMFGYVGDLRSKTSGRASYSMQFDSYAEVPRNVAEEIIAKAKGE from the coding sequence ATGGCCACCACTTCGCTTGACCTGGCCAAGGTCCGCAACATTGGGATCATGGCCCACATCGACGCGGGCAAGACGACGACCACCGAGCGCATCCTGTTCTACACCGGTGTGAGCTACAAGATCGGTGAGGTCCACGACGGCGCTGCCACGATGGACTGGATGGAGCAGGAGCAGGAGCGCGGCATCACGATCACGTCCGCCGCGACGACCTGTCACTGGCCGCTCGAGGACGTCGATCACACCATCAACATCATCGACACCCCGGGTCACGTCGACTTCACGGTCGAGGTGGAGCGTTCGCTCCGCGTGCTCGACGGTGCCGTCACGGTGTTCGACGGTGTCGCCGGCGTTGAGCCCCAGTCCGAGACTGTGTGGCGCCAGGCGGACCGCTACGGCGTTCCGCGTATCTGCTTCGTCAACAAGCTCGACCGCACCGGCGCGGAGTTCCACCGCTGCGTCGACATGATCGTGGACCGCCTCGGCGCGACCCCGATCGTGATGCAGCTGCCGATCGGTGCCGAGGCGGACTTCAAGGGCGTCGTCGACCTCGTTCGTATGAAGGCTCTTGTCTGGTCCGCCGAGGCCACCAAGGGCGAGATGTACGACGTGGTCGACATCCCGGCCACGCACACCGAGGCTGCCGAGGAGTGGCGCGGCAAGCTGGTCGAGACCGTGGCGGAGAACGACGAAGAGGTCATGGAGCTGTACCTGGAGGGCGTCGAGCCCACCGAGGAGCAGCTGTACGCCGCGATCCGTCGTATCACCATCGCGTCCGGCAAGGGCGGCGGCACCACCGTCACCCCCGTCTTCTGCGGTACCGCGTTCAAGAACAAGGGTGTGCAGCCCCTGCTCGACGCGGTTGTGCGTTACCTCCCCTCCCCCCTGGACGTCGAAGGCATTGATGGCCACGACGTCAAGGACGCGGAGAAGGTCATCACGCGCAAGCCGTCCGAGGACGAGCCGCTGGCCGCCCTGGCCTTCAAGATCGCGAGCGACCCGCACCTGGGTAAGCTCACCTTCATCCGGGTCTACTCGGGTCGCCTGGAGTCCGGCACCGCTGTGCTGAACCCCACCAAGGGCAAGAAGGAGCGCATCGGCAAGATCTACCGTATGCACGCGAACAAGCGTGAGGAGATCGAGTCGGTGGGCGCCGGCGACATCGTCGCCGTCATGGGCCTGAAGCAGACCACCACCGGTGAGACGCTGTGCGACGACAAGAACCCGGTGATCCTGGAGTCCATGGACTTCCCGGCGCCGGTCATCCAGGTCGCGATCGAGCCCAAGTCCAAGGGTGACCAGGAGAAGCTGGGTGTCGCCATCCAGCGTCTCGCGGAGGAGGACCCCTCCTTCCAGGTCCACTCGGACGAGGAGACCGGCCAGACCATCATCGGTGGTATGGGCGAGCTTCACCTCGAGGTGCTCGTCGACCGCATGCGTCGCGAGTTCCGCGTCGAGGCGAACGTCGGCAAGCCGCAGGTCGCGTACCGCGAGACGATCCGCAAGACCGTCGAGCGTATCGACTACACGCACAAGAAGCAGACCGGTGGTACCGGTCAGTTCGCGAAGGTGCAGATCGCGCTGGAGCCCATCGAGGGCGGCGACGCGACCTACGAGTTCGTGAACAAGGTCACCGGTGGCCGCATCCCCCGTGAGTACATCCCCTCGGTGGACGCGGGCGCGCAGGAAGCCATGCAGTTCGGCATCCTGGCCGGTTACGAGATGGTGGGCGTCCGCGTCACCCTTCTCGACGGTGGCTACCACGAGGTCGACTCCTCCGAACTCGCGTTCAAGATCGCCGGTTCGCAGGCGTTCAAGGAGGGTGCTCGCAAGGCGTCCCCCGTGCTTCTCGAGCCGATGATGGCCGTCGAGGTCACCACGCCCGAGGACTACATGGGCGATGTCATCGGCGACCTCAACTCCCGACGTGGCCAGATTCAGGCCATGGAGGAGCGCAGCGGTGCCCGGGTCGTCAAGGGCCTGGTTCCGCTGTCGGAGATGTTCGGCTACGTCGGAGACCTCCGCAGCAAGACCTCGGGTCGCGCAAGCTACTCGATGCAGTTCGACTCCTACGCCGAGGTTCCGCGGAACGTCGCCGAGGAGATCATCGCGAAGGCCAAGGGCGAGTAA